The Vidua chalybeata isolate OUT-0048 chromosome 17, bVidCha1 merged haplotype, whole genome shotgun sequence genome has a segment encoding these proteins:
- the RAB22A gene encoding ras-related protein Rab-22A — MALRELKVCLLGDTGVGKSSIVWRFVEDSFDPNINPTIGASFMTKTVQYQNELHKFLIWDTAGQERFRALAPMYYRGSAAAIIVYDITKEETFSTLKNWVKELRQHGPPNIVVAIAGNKCDLNDVREVMEKDAKDYADSIHAIFVETSAKNAININELFIEISRRIPSTDTNPASSGKGFKLRRQPSVTKRSCC, encoded by the exons ATGGCTCTGAGGGAGCTGAAAGTTTGCCTTTTGGGG GACACTGGTGTGGGCAAATCAAGTATCGTGTGGAGATTTGTTGAAGATAGCTTTGATCCCAACATCAACCCAACAATAGG agccTCATTTATGACCAAGACTGTACAGTATCAAAATGAGCTGCATAAATTCCTAATTTGGGATacagctggacaggagcgg TTTCGTGCTTTAGCTCCGATGTATTACCGAGGGTCAGCAGCAGCCATTATAGTGTATGACATCACAAAAGAG GAAACTTTCTCAACGTTAAAGAACTGGGTTAAAGAGCTTCGCCAGCATGGACCTCCCAACATTGTTGTAGCTATTGCAGGAAATAAGTGTGATCTTAATGATGTCAG agaagtCATGGAAAAAGATGCTAAAGACTATGCAGATTCCATTCATGCAATATTTGTAGAGACAAGTGCGAAAAATGCAATAAACATCAATGAACTCTTTATAGAAATTA GTCGCAGAATTCCATCCACTGACACCAACCCCGCTTCCAGTGGGAAGGGCTTCAAACTTCGACGACAGCCATCGGTGACAAAGCGCAGCTGCTGTTGA